Genomic DNA from Candidozyma auris chromosome 1, complete sequence:
CTGGATCTTAGAGCCACCAACCAAGTATCTGACTCTCTTACCGGTGATCTCGGTAGGGAACACCAAGTcctccaagatcttgtcGTGGACAGCGGTCAAGGTTCTGGATCTTGGtctcttctgaagcttTCTGGACTTTCTAGCTGGCTTTGGcaagattcttctctcAGCCAAGAACACAACGTGTCTGTCTGggaacttcttctcgagctctCTAGTCAATCTGGTCTGAATCTTTCTGTAGCCGACCAAGGAAGGAACTGGCACGAAGATGGCAAGAGCCTTCTTACCGCCAGAGACCTCAAACTCTCTGACGGACTTGAACTGCAATGGTCTCAAGTCAGCCTTAAGGTCTGTCTGGGCTTCCAAGTCAATGAAGGCCTGGGCGACTTGCAACTCCAATTCGTTTGGGTTCTCGgacaagatcttgttggcAGCAGACATCTTGAATGGGGAGGATTCGCTGTGtaattgaagaaagatgGGGGAAAATTTTTACAACTGCGAATGTactttgaaaaaaatgcGTTGGTGGGAGTGTATACAGGCAACTTTTCCTCCAAAGCACCTTCTCACTTTCTACCAAAGCTCTCATGGTGGGCTTCTCACTGATAGACGGAGCCGATTATGTGCAGGCTCATATATTAGCAGTTACTGAGAACAAGGTGCGAGGATATGTAGTAAAGAATGAGACACACGTGACAAGTGTGACTGCGAAGGACTACTAGGGGTGAAAGGCAAGGGACAGTAAACCCAACGAGTTCAGATGTAAGCCGATCGAATAAACGAAACGACTTGATAATACAGTGATTCTGCTGTCTCTGTGATTCTTGTCTTGTTTGACCTTTGTTTGTCTGCTTATTGccctttggctgcgaaactGCCTTGGTCCTGGTTGTATAGTGGCGATTTACTTCCCACATCAGAGTTAGATCTAGAAGTCACTATGATTGAGTTATTAATTGCTTGAAGTGAATTTGAAATTGTGTAAGATGTGCACAAGTCGCTTTTAGAGAGAAGGGCCATATGTCTTGTCTGTAGTAAACAAGCTCGTGGCCTCACAGTGGACTTTCTCAAACAGAAGGTGAAGTATGCAAAGAATAAATATGAAAGCAGAAACAGTCTTGTTTTCGGAAGATTCTATGCTTCGATTTGAATCATGATTACGGGGAGTGTATCTACATGCATGATACACAGTGTAAATTATCCACGTAGAATTCATGGCCTCTATAAGAGCCTAACGTGAGGGAACTTTCTTAGTCATCCAGTGCACTTTTGGCAAGTTTGGGAGCCAGATTGTTATACTCGGAGACCATATACTTTACACCATCAGGATAGTTTTGGACAGACTGTTTAGATTCGAAAGATATGCCAAAGTGGTGACGATCGCTAGTTTCGGATTTTCTGTAAATTCATTTTCAACAAGATACAAACCTCCTGCTGTAAAATCTATGAATTATCGTGCAATTGTATTTTGCTTATATAATGAGTTGGGCTCCGACTAAGGTATCACGCATTGCGatcttttcgcagccatctcTCCAGATAACTACTGCCCCACTACAGGCCTACGTCGCTCCTTTTATTCCGCTTGAATGGAAAAATTatgctcaatttcaacaattAGTTTCTCTCATCTCAATTTAAAAGCACTTACCTTCACTTTCGGCTGGTGTCTCACAACAAGTCTTGCAGTTGCTACCTTCATTGTCTCCTGCACAATCGGAGTCGGACCCCAGACTCGTTTCTTATGAGTAATGCTCCGGCTTATTCGGTGCTCAACACTTCAGATCAGAAACATGTCCAACTTAATAGAGTCTGCGAAAAAGGCAGCTGCCTACAGAGCTGTGGATGAAAACCTTCCTGACCATGTGAAAGTCGTAGGGGTGGGTTCAGGCTCCACAGTGGTTTATGCGGCAGAGAGGTTGGGCCAGTTGAGCAACAAGACTCTGTTCGTGTGTATCCCAACAGGATTCCAGTCGAAACAGTTGATCATCGACAATGGGCTTCTGATAGGCACAATTGAACAGTACCCTAAAGTTGATATTGCCTTTGACGGTGCTGACGAGGTGGATCCTCAgctcaacttgatcaaagGTGGAGGTGCCTGCTTgtttcaagaaaagctcGTGGCTGAGGCAGCCAAAACGTTTGTGGTAGTTGCAGACTTCAGAAAGAAGTCACCTGATCACTTGGGTGTTCTGTGGAGAAGGGGCGTCCCAATTGAGATTGTGCCCAACTCCTACGCTAAGGTGACGCTCGATTTGAAAGCTTTGGGAGCAGAAAGTGTCGTGCTTAGACAAGGCGGCGCAGCTAAGGCCGGCCCGGTGATCACAGATAATAACAACTTTATCATCGATGCGGACTTTGGCTCTATCGAGGACCCTGCAATGTTGCATGCGAAGATCAAGAGTTTGGTTGGTGTTGTGGAGACAGGCTTATTTACGAATATGGCCGCTAAGGCCTATTTTGGTGAGGAAGACGGAGAAGTCTCAGTGTTGGAAGCTCACAAGTAGAAATTAGGGGTATATTACACGACTATGAAAAAAAGTAAGGAGTGACAAATATATCAAGCGGCGCTGTCAGCGCCCAAGACACCGTTCACTTGGAGTGGTTGGAGATCCAGCTCAAGGTCTCAGCCAAGCCAGTGCCATCAATGGCAATGGTGGGGATGACAGACCACACGTGCTGCCCGCTCAAGCTGTTCATGTCAAACTGCTCGATAAGGTCCTTGGGTTTGACGGCGTCAGGCACGTCCTGCTTGTTGGCCAACACGATCAACAAGCAGTCTGCCAACTCTTTGTCGTTGATGACACGCATcaactctttctttgaCTCCTCTAGACGGTCTTTATCTGACGAATCTACCACGTATATCAACGCGTTTGTGCCCGTGAAGTAGTGTCTCCACAACGGTCTGATACGCTCTTGTCCACCACAGTCCCATACCGCAAATGACACGTTCTTGTGCTTCACTGTCTCGACGTTGAATCCAACTGTGGGTGCTGTTTTAGATGTTTTGCCCAACTTAAGCTTGTAGAGAATGGTGGTCTTGCCAGCGTTGTCAAGACCCAACATGAGGATTCTCATCTCTCTGTTCTTGAAAAGACGTGACTGACGTTAGCATATCTCAAATAAGGATAGAGAATGTTCATACATACCACTAGAACACCCATTTTTCCTGAAGAATCGTGTGGGTATGTGAAAACACGGCTGGTGTAGGTGAGAATATGGCGTTCGGAATGTGCACTACGAGCGGTTGCAGAAAATGGAAAGGGGATCGCTAACCAGAAAGGGAATAGGAAAGATTTGGGCTTAACTCAAAAGATAGTAGCTAAAGGTGACCTGAATATGATCGCTAAGACCCTGAAGAATTTTCTAAGATTTTGgccattttctttgttgagtttCACGCCCTTTCCTCGGCTATCGTGTCGGCTATCGTACCATATTGAGTGTCCTTTGCAGTTGACTCAGAATGTCGATACAAAAGAGGTCATTTTCATACTTCGAGtagaaaaagagaataGCTGAAGATTTGTGAAGAGAGGAGTCGAGCAAATCAGATTCGAGCCAATACATTCATCCAAAAACGATGTCATCGTAAAGACTATCTCAACTGGACTTACCTAAGTAGCGTCGCGCATAAATTTTGACGGTACATCTAGCGCTGTGCGGCGCATTGACTTCAGCCCTGGTTTAAGCGAGACCACATTGGCCTGGCTGTATCATAACATTACAATTTACTAACAATTTTGCATCCCGTGATTGTCATCATCTGTGGATTATCTTTACATGCTCTATAAATACGGTTACCTTTTGCCAATGACCCTCTCCAATGAGAGCTTCACGTCTCCACGGGAGAAGTGATCTAAGTTGTAGTATTTGGGCGCCAACTCAACCAACCACTCAGGACGTACATTTGTCACCGTACGGATATAGTTCTTGGACGTGAGAACAAACTCGTTGTATATGACCCACTCATTCTCCTTGGCAAGCGTTGTGCTTGGGTGAATCAACACGTCCTGATTGTCCTTTACAGTGAGAAATCCTTTGTTGccgctcttcttcttagcAACTTGCATGAAAAATCCAGCTACAAGTGCCTTTCTGATGTTGTCCCAGTAGTTGCGGTCCTCAAACGGCGTCAGCACCAACTCCAAATCGTAACGTTCCATAAGACGACGCAATTGAGACCGAACATTCTTGGCTGACGTGAGGGAACGGTatgacaagaagttgtctCTGCACCACTGGTGCAAGCCAATTTCATATGCTTCGTAGGAGTTGAAAGCCTCGTAGACATTAAGCAATGTCAAGTGGTCACCATCGGGGTGAGCAAACGACATCTTGATCTCGTCCGCTCTCTTTCTAGCAGACGCTGGGCGAACGAACACGTTGGGGACAGACAAAAGTGCAACGATCGAAAGAATCTCTTCGGAACACTTGAATGCTGGAGATCCTATCAACATGACCGCCAACATTGGATCAAGAGGGAAATTTGATGCTAAACGTCCCAATGCAGTCAAGTCACCTTCGTCAGAGAGACACTGTAGGTagttgagctcttcaagagcacGCATCATTGTCTCTGGTGCTGGAGGGTCCATGAAATCAAAGTGAACCAAATCATCGACACccaatttcttgagttcAAGAACAGTAGAAGCCAAGTTAGAACGCAAAATCTCGGGGTAGGACTGCTcaatcaactccttcttgaatgCTTCTTCAGTGTACAATCTGAAACACTTACCGGGCCGCGTACGACCAGCACGACCAGCTCTTTGTTGGGCAGATGCTTTGGAGATTGGAGAGACTAACAAGGATTCGACTCTGATACGGGGATTGTACACTTTCTGCTTGGAGAAACCAGGATCAACCACGTACACGATACCATCGATGGTAAGCGAAGTCTCAGCAATGTTTGTTGACACAATAACCTTTCTTCCCGGTCTTCCGCCGGGTTTATGGTTCTCTGGTGCTGGctcaaaaattttttgctgttgatgaggaggtAATGAACCATACAATGGGTACACCTTGAGTGGCCCACAATCCTGCTCACGGATTAGCTCATCGCCCTCAAGTTGGATCTTTCTGCaagcatcttcaatttcctcttcaCCCGtcaaaaataaaagaacATCACCCTCGTCTTCTGTGGCATGAATTTGCAAGACTGTTCTTATGGCAGCATCCAAATAATCTTTTTGATATTCTGGAGTGTAGTAGATTTCCACAGGGTGAGTACGACCTGGAACAGCTAAAAGTGGAGCGTTGTGAAAGTATTGCTGAAATTTCTCAGCGTCTAACGTGGCTGACATGATTATAAGTTTGAGATCTGGTCTGCGCATGGTGACTTGTTTCAAAAGCCCCATCAATATGTCTGTTGCCAAGGTACGCTCGTGGGCCTCGTCTAGCATGATACACGAGTATCTCAGCAAGTCATGGTCCTCCATTGCCTCTCGCAAAAGCATACCATCTGTCATATACTTGAGAATAGTCTTTGGGGAAGTTTTATTTTCGAATCTGATCAGGTATCCGACTTCGTCGCCAAGTTGCACGTCCAATTCATCAGCGACTCTTTTGGCAACCGACATGGCCGCCACTCTTCTAGGTTGGGTACAAGCAACCATTTTCCCGTGGAGGTGAGGCATGTCATCATACAAGACAAATTGAGGAATCTGGGTTGTTTTACCAGAACCGGTCTCACCCACGAAAACCATGATTTGGGTGCTTTGGAAagtcttgagaaactcatcTCTCTGGGCATGCACGGGCaaatctcttcttgttttcaaaATGTCGAAGTACTTCTGAGAAAACTTTTCTCCAGTAAATGGGTTTTGGGGCCCgtcttcaagtttctctgCCAGATGAGCCGTGGTGTTGTGTCTTTCAACACCCTTGAACTCACCTCCATCGTGGAATTCCATCTTTTGCGGAGGTTGTGGGTGAGGGTGTTCTCTCAAGCTTTCCTCTGCCAACTCTGCCACTTTCTCAGCTTCTGAATCCATCAACTTCTgttttttgtgcttttttttgtcgcCCATTATAGTATATCGAAGAGATGAGGTTTTGACATGAGGCATCTCTTCTGGAGTGGTACCTCAGTACACCAGcaggattttgcagccattatgAATGCAATGGGGTGAAAACGAAGAGGAGACAGATTGAAATGAGCATTTTCATACTTTGAGTAGGTTTTGATACATTTGTTACCACCAAGGATACATCATCATTTTCAAGGGCTTTGGGTGTACAGTGCAAGCATGTCAGTACCACAGTGTAGAGAGAAATACTGACCGTTGAATATaaaaacaacaacaacaaaaaaaaaaaaaatatatattCGTTATCGGTCGATGACTGAGCTCTCCTTCTGGACCAAGCATCTATCAAGCgaagttgaacttgagcATCTGGGCTGAACGTGCCTCAAGTGTTGCCATCTTCGATTACGCATCTAACTACCTCGGCAGTGGCGCTCTCTCAAAGATGGATCATACATTTAAAAGAGTATGGTTCAGCGGCTACAGCATAGTCAAATGATGCTTTAGTAGTGTAGGGTCCGGAGGTATACTGAGAAGTCAGCTCCAGAGAAAACATCACATTCGCACGTTGGACAACTTGTTCTAAAGGGCACACATAAATACTCGATGAGCACTGCCCTTACGGCTATAGGACTCATTGATTGCAATTTGTAGTGCCTCTATGGAAGGATCCCAGTGTAtagaaaaatttttttgcagcGGGAGATACTCTAAGTCCAGCATGTCCATTGTAGCAACTGTATAAACCGATTACAGACAAATTACAGCCCAGTCTCAGGCCTTGCTCCATACGTACCAGGATACCCAGTAGCAAGAACCATATACATTTCATTCCCAAGCTCCAACCCCACTTCCATGTTCTAATCTACAGTGGAGTACAATACCAATTTTCCATCTCGATAGGCTTTTTCTGATTTCGTCAAGAGTCGTCTATCCACTCGGTCTTAACCGGCCGCCGAACCCATTCGCCTATTTCTGAGAGACTGCACTGGGTGCTATTGTGGTAGCAGCGCGGAGGTAAGCAACATTAGTGCCAGAGCAAACCTGAGGCCCTCGGGCCAAGCAAGACTCTATATGGGAGACAAGTGAGCAACCCATGGgaggaaggagaaagagcaGAGTAAATTgcaaactcaaagaattAATGCAAAAATgacaacaagaaaaaaaaattaagaCCCTGGTCAGCTTGGTCGTGTTCCATGAAACGCTATGGATCTTCACCTCATCCAGAAAACCGTTAAAAATCTCCCCACGGCCTTATCTTCCAACTTCCGTTCCCCCATTCTCCAGTGCGCCTTCTCGGCTCTTGTTCTGTCTATAGGGCTGCGTCTGGGGAACACCTCACAAACAGCACCTGGCACTCTCCATCCAACTCCATACAAGATatcagaagagaaaaccACAAATTAAAAattatcaaagaaaaaacgGAAAAACCGACCCCCACTTCGAAAGTGTCCTCCCCACTGCGGCCGTTTTCTGTCAAAATTAGTATTTTTTACCTCCTCTTTGTCCctggttgcaaaaggtCTCGGTCGCACTTTAGCCCACCGTGCGCTGGGCGGGTCTCGCGCCAGCCTCCAGCGGCCGCACGGCCGAGAAGAGCCTTGGCTGCCAGCAGAGGCCTTGGGAGGCAGCAGTTAGGGCTGACCCAAGTGAGCCCGGAAACTAGTGACTAAAAAGGGCAAGGAagtaaatttttttttcttattctttttcattttgccACTCTTGAAATCTTGACTTTCCCCTTATAGCGCGTTTGTCCCGCTCTTACCGTTTTtgtcttcaccttcttgctTTCTTTCGTTGGCGGCACCTTGTGTTCCGTCCCCAGGTGGGCCCCAGATCACAGGCTCCAAACGCGCACcgggaaaaaaaaatttagcAAGCACTTCACTTGTTGCAGCCGTCTGTGCGACCAAAACTACTTGTCTACATTCACGCTAACTACACTCTTTCTCACCACACTTCCTATTGCTTTTGCTCCATTCGTCGCTCATGTCCAGAAAAGCTGTTTTTGACGTCTACGCCATCCTGGGCGCTGCGTCCAGAGTCGCCAGACACAGCGCCTCCATCGCTTCCGCCGATGCTTCACGCTGCTGGTCCAAGCTGTTCTTGGTGGCCCAGGCAAAGAAGCTCGACTCGAGCGGGCCTATGTGGACCGACCTTCGAGGCAAGGCCCGGGCTGCCAGgtctcaaaagagacacTTCGCTACGTGTAGCGTGGCCAGAGAACCCACCCACCGTTCCCATAAACATCCTCAACTCACCACGGTCCACCAACACCCGCAGCATagtcaccaccaccaccaccaccaccaccaccacgACAGAAACTACTCCACGAAGTCCGTCAAGCTATTTGTGGAGGAACATGAGGAGAAATCGGCAGACCCCAGCCAccacaatgtcaagaaggtgatTGGCGGGGCCAAAGTGAAACCCTCGTTTGATATGTCTCAGCTGGAGGTACCCAGTACCCGGTTGGCCAGAATGTTTCACTACGGTTCCTTGGCTGCGGGAATGGGCATCTCGGCTGCTTCCCATGGCTTGAGACAAGTTGCACAGGGCAACGGCTCGTCCCTCAgcatgaagaagttgtttttGAGTCCGGCAAACATCGAGAGAAtggccaagaagttcaGCAAAATGAGAGGCGCAGCTCTCAAAATCGGACAAATGATGTCTTTTCAGGACGCTTCTATCTTGCCTGCTGAAATCCAGCAGATCCTCTTACGTGTTCAGAATCTGGCCCATTACATGCCTTTGGCCCAGTTGGAGCGTATTATGACTGCTGAGTTGGGCCGTGACTGGCGTAAGAACTTGTTTTCCTCATTTGACGATGTTCcctttgctgctgcttctaTTGGACAGGTCCACAACGCTGTCACTGAGGACTTGACCCCAGTGGTCGTCAAGGTTCAATACCCTGGTGTGGTCGAGTCCATTGACTctgacttgaacaacttgcTCATGCTCCTAACTGCATCTTCCATTTTGCCTCGTGGGTTGTTTTTGGATAAGACAATCGCCAATGCTCGTGTTGAGCTTAAGTGGGAGTGTGACTACATTCGTGAAGCCCAGAACTTGGTTCGCTTCAGAGAACTACTTGAGAACGATCCTGTGTTTGAGGTTCCAAGAGTTCTTCACAAGATGTCTGGGGAACACGTGTTAACAATGGAGAAGATGGGTGGTACCGAGATTGTTAAAGGCAACTGGGACCAGAAGACAAGGGACTGGATTGCCACTAACATCATGAGACTTTGTCTCACAGAGTTGAAGACTTTCCGTTTTATGCAGACAGACCCCAACTgggccaacttcttgtacAATGAGAAGACACACAAGATTGAATTGTTGGACTTTGGCGCTGCTCGTGAGTTCGAAGATAACTTTGTGGATAACTATGTTGAGATCTTGCGTGCTTCGGTCCGCAAAGATCGCGAGGCTGTGCGTGAGTATTCCCTCAAGGCTGGGTTCTTGACAGGTTTGGAGTCTCCAGCCATGGTGAAGGCACACGTGGACTCAGTAATGGTATTGGGTGAAGCTTTCTGTCCTCAACCAAACCACAAGCCATTTGATTTCTCCAATCAGACTATAACTGATAGAGTTAGAGACAACATCGGTTTGATGTTGAATGAAAGATTGACACCTCCCCCCGAGGAGACTTATTCCTTGCACAGAAAGATGAGCGGAGTGTTCTTGTTGTGTGCTAAGTTGAAGGCTACCGTCCCTTGTGAACAGTTGTTCAAGGACATTGTTGGCTACTAATTTTTATGACTACGACGCTAATGCTGTATATAGATGATATTTAAAACTGTTGGCCCGATCTTTAAATCAGGCTTTTACGACGGATGATTTGGTTTATAAAGTTAATTGATTTACATGTTATTTTGCTTGActattattttttttttcttttttttttttttttaagacatcatcatccGATTAAAGTGAATACAACTATATCACTATAGAAAGGTTCAATGTCTGGAAGATTATAATTTCATGCTCCTGCTTCCACTTGGAGGCATTCTTGAAAGTCGCTTGAGCTTCATGGTACACTTTTACATGATTCTACGGTAATTTAGATAGACCGACACTTACgtacttttttttgaaggaacTAACAGCTCTAGGAACACTTTTTTGGAACTACAAAACCTTTTTTATGTGCCAATAATGCCTAAGGCTAAGTAAAGGATATATGAGAGAGATTTTTGCCATAATATTAGAACTTTGCAATATGCGATATATACTAAACTAATTGCCAAATTTGTAAGTTATCCGATATAGTGTAACGGCTATCACGGTTCGCTTTCACCGAGCAGACCGGGGTTCGACTCCCCGTATCGGagctttcatttttttttttggcttttaattttttttttttttcccaaATATAACTCATTCTTTCTGTAAGCATAAACGTAATCATTTTATCTTAAGACCAGGTCAAGAGTGCCTTGGGCAGTATCTATATCAACCATTCTAGCGTGAGGCTTCTTTATATACACATAATCTGGGGTCGCACCTTAAACATTGTACGATATATCGCTAGCGCCTTTCAAAGTATTCACGGGTATCAAAATTTCGGACGCAGAAAGCACACTCAAAAAGGCTTTGCCAACCTCAGACCTAAAGCAATGGTCGGTCACAAGCAACTCAAGAGACCAAAGGTCTCCCCTTTTAGCCGACATTCCCAGAGCTCAACGGCTGGCTCCTCGTACTCCGAATGAACCTGAAATTGACTTGAGACTGTATTTCCAGGGCACGACGGCGAGTCTCAGCCGTTCGTTAGCTAAGTCATCCTCAGTAATTCTTCCAGATAGTGGGCAGA
This window encodes:
- the RPS7A gene encoding 40S ribosomal protein eS7; protein product: MSAANKILSENPNELELQVAQAFIDLEAQTDLKADLRPLQFKSVREFEVSGGKKALAIFVPVPSLVGYRKIQTRLTRELEKKFPDRHVVFLAERRILPKPARKSRKLQKRPRSRTLTAVHDKILEDLVFPTEITGKRVRYLVGGSKIQKVLLDSKDSSAVDYKLDSFSQLYNKLTGKQVVFEIPGDVY
- the RKI1 gene encoding ribose-5-phosphate isomerase RKI1 codes for the protein MSNLIESAKKAAAYRAVDENLPDHVKVVGVGSGSTVVYAAERLGQLSNKTSFVCIPTGFQSKQLIIDNGLSIGTIEQYPKVDIAFDGADEVDPQLNLIKGGGACLFQEKLVAEAAKTFVVVADFRKKSPDHLGVSWRRGVPIEIVPNSYAKVTLDLKALGAESVVLRQGGAAKAGPVITDNNNFIIDADFGSIEDPAMLHAKIKSLVGVVETGLFTNMAAKAYFGEEDGEVSVLEAHK
- the ARF3 gene encoding Arf family GTPase ARF3 is translated as MGVLVSRLFKNREMRILMLGLDNAGKTTILYKLKLGKTSKTAPTVGFNVETVKHKNVSFAVWDCGGQERIRPLWRHYFTGTNALIYVVDSSDKDRLEESKKELMRVINDKELADCLLIVLANKQDVPDAVKPKDLIEQFDMNSLSGQHVWSVIPTIAIDGTGLAETLSWISNHSK
- a CDS encoding DEAH-box ATP-dependent RNA helicase PRP43, producing the protein MGDKKKHKKQKLMDSEAEKVAELAEESLREHPHPQPPQKMEFHDGGEFKGVERHNTTAHSAEKLEDGPQNPFTGEKFSQKYFDILKTRRDLPVHAQRDEFLKTFQSTQIMVFVGETGSGKTTQIPQFVLYDDMPHLHGKMVACTQPRRVAAMSVAKRVADELDVQLGDEVGYSIRFENKTSPKTILKYMTDGMLLREAMEDHDLSRYSCIMLDEAHERTLATDILMGLLKQVTMRRPDLKLIIMSATLDAEKFQQYFHNAPLLAVPGRTHPVEIYYTPEYQKDYLDAAIRTVLQIHATEDEGDVLLFLTGEEEIEDACRKIQLEGDELIREQDCGPLKVYPLYGSLPPHQQQKIFEPAPENHKPGGRPGRKVIVSTNIAETSLTIDGIVYVVDPGFSKQKVYNPRIRVESLLVSPISKASAQQRAGRAGRTRPGKCFRLYTEEAFKKELIEQSYPEILRSNLASTVLELKKLGVDDLVHFDFMDPPAPETMMRALEELNYLQCLSDEGDLTALGRLASNFPLDPMLAVMLIGSPAFKCSEEILSIVALLSVPNVFVRPASARKRADEIKMSFAHPDGDHLTLLNVYEAFNSYEAYEIGLHQWCRDNFLSYRSLTSAKNVRSQLRRLMERYDLELVSTPFEDRNYWDNIRKALVAGFFMQVAKKKSGNKGFLTVKDNQDVLIHPSTTLAKENEWVIYNEFVLTSKNYIRTVTNVRPEWLVELAPKYYNLDHFSRGDVKLSLERVIGKR
- the ABC1 gene encoding protein kinase COQ8, encoding MSRKAVFDVYAISGAASRVARHSASIASADASRCWSKSFLVAQAKKLDSSGPMWTDLRGKARAARSQKRHFATCSVAREPTHRSHKHPQLTTVHQHPQHSHHHHHHHHHHDRNYSTKSVKLFVEEHEEKSADPSHHNVKKVIGGAKVKPSFDMSQSEVPSTRLARMFHYGSLAAGMGISAASHGLRQVAQGNGSSLSMKKLFLSPANIERMAKKFSKMRGAALKIGQMMSFQDASILPAEIQQILLRVQNSAHYMPLAQLERIMTAELGRDWRKNLFSSFDDVPFAAASIGQVHNAVTEDLTPVVVKVQYPGVVESIDSDLNNLLMLLTASSILPRGLFLDKTIANARVELKWECDYIREAQNLVRFRELLENDPVFEVPRVLHKMSGEHVLTMEKMGGTEIVKGNWDQKTRDWIATNIMRLCLTELKTFRFMQTDPNWANFLYNEKTHKIELLDFGAAREFEDNFVDNYVEILRASVRKDREAVREYSLKAGFLTGLESPAMVKAHVDSVMVLGEAFCPQPNHKPFDFSNQTITDRVRDNIGLMLNERLTPPPEETYSLHRKMSGVFLLCAKLKATVPCEQLFKDIVGY